In a genomic window of Coprococcus eutactus:
- a CDS encoding InlB B-repeat-containing protein, giving the protein MRKRAISWALTASMVLSMLSGFIPGQKAYAADSSKKTGKTVVETEIDESTYKALGLSTDIDKSKAAVPYDKDNISTFAEVNEVYVAANGNYRNKYTVRDGFDRIGDFKDRTTKVNSSLGNLYGAYGFYDLGEDNVKVEHGGSGDSNISSNMGNVLKKDSNGFNGLYATSVAFDGGDGKTNYVAELRVHGDKAFSPAGWKSIKTVIDGKEYRGKIDVSIFKIAADGTRSSIATLTPTLNKNSTYGDGLLYFIRRYQQELDAMFEIEKADLNGDGFEDLLVYCGTYEDRNINDQNIRYAIVDVYYGKRNGRFTKGNNISIPGGLASNYESGAGGSWCDYGIGRAPVVTLAGGDLEQDGRDEAAVAVSGSVLNYNMAKAGHMTVYTYKDGGLVPIEGLNEVSLGDTDGRKQNYGMYAANCAFGRFKYPGSGAMVTGLIVGGYYSSNSQYVQREYEATQAAYRYVYYDSLTDNYVLSDYHTRSLGTKSKEIVKYHEVKSNEYYRPVNAPMALACADLKGMNGNNENDSVLFGAEVYAFSLEDGGITGSEIGSMSICTDQRNQGNDKKKKDQVWIGDVRVGCVDKDAKGNNYRQSFVCVVGVHREKKLNDKDDYYWLDIATFSMDGGSPYSSQEGVVCQSNSRQDMYGTFVSLCLPDIDNDSVRLKYEGEYPVYTNPEVYAILQASPYFDDVQEVYEYVNNGGTSYSTSKGSSNTVSANLSISVGAYVSSEIQLIGAGEVEVELSYGASFEYANTKTTEYEITYNAAGGGSDQVVLYCLKYMYYEYSIYDPIARKWEPVVMPVCLGPSTSIIDVADYDKVARRSKGLNEIYNNILNNTAGDPATYQTLGGKLKYTYQSGGNNNYSSVNASSGADQTQTISVTDENEYSTEVFLEANEKLGAGGGGLGNKVIVGVTSSQHAGLGYTRVSSNGVTYSGTVDNVPADCTGFSFDWQLRVNTAKLNSDSDSVFVIGYDVKNVVRPARMPMGLSVVDTTRNSVSLEWSPSNDADYYEVCIVDAGGNYNSKAVVPYTVTDYEVKGLYSNRTYTFAVRALQANGSKSLFSRPATATTLQDSSNFHITKNPDDTNTFAGGNAEFAANAVYYDGDGVNQSVGYNWQVNTDNGWRSVSTGGSNPTLRLTDVSDEMDGNEYRCRVYYNDITLYTKTATLTVNKADSKVMLLAHNDTENKDLSDGSVVRASGSETTKVENVTKERNLITVTSGVREYILVSDGTNYMWKDSNENYYPCSVSVKKDSDGYVEESQTFKASDVGGAAYGVSESDFIADIDGNTYKLTSVNADDYAGEKVSYASDDVTYDRILAKWVSEDGSKNFYLLGNTSGSEDSTVYYYVADSESGSFTMTSKKTLNVSDTVKVVQTDLKSVYQTKTVRSETTGAEVTYTGDKITLSCQPKSLSGEDVQGDVEFVITGPESKRIAGKYDRANGCYTAQWEPSGQGIYNVYVYFAGNKQYNDSISDSMSIYTSFEGKTNMNLTMQDNVRYGDSVKMSLEKVSYDNTGKLQDITDDSEYTVKIKNNKTGEFEDTDKYELANGVFIPKSIGMFQITASNGGDKTQKNINVGRAQLEIAAQDTEKSVNDSVRECEDAVITGLKAWDTDIMPQRDRDYELRSYGVSGLLPGIYDIDVAYVKVGDQHSQVMNELEKNYIINLVKASYTLTGNVYTVTARPANTHGTVSIKYQQPGNENSDGLTVDSGTRLPENSTITLAATPHKGYKVKSWSLNGKTVTDPQCGTSGGKACSDDQIQMDKLKANMNVAVNFEPVYHKLTYKPDNEAHGTLKANYVTDGTIGKSFGSGANIHIEQKVRLTAVPAAGYVLDHWTVTGEDGVPETVLAEDGVTNNTSLTYDAEEISEDTLITAYFAEAQNFKISVSPVTVGSDGKTTVTTGVDVTVKAQRVDGTVIIESGEDGIYEVSRGDNVTIQVTVPSGLLLDGWSAADGQELGTVSADLRTMTVYDIASDLDYTVKYTAPNRYKVTYGADDDAAGVVDAVVAGGTDALVSGDKQLQGSDIVFTATPNEGYEIAYWEVNGEKVDAEAEGAGAQRYELEYLGKDTKVVVYFYKQPVVSWTSGNDTEMTARSGDSDLANGGCIAYASKDDLKFTFAVKRNYEIADIKVNYAGEDVFSLAENSGEGKLAETADAESGTERYTFTWSAPADGFTGDVTVNATYRKISPSVKAEYSLKVIEKASAGEASGKTHGSISADVSRKNLPSYIQIGDTISDATESKSAQITDIYRDSVITFKVVPDDGYNVKEWIINGHKLTSETENIKLYSDKKVNDTLKITVDGDSSDVTVMAGLELVGDVLTFGPETEGTGEVSAMITSTKLVLESGDMIGAASYVEFTATAAEGYEVADWLVNGISQGVAEKIFAYKVPKDTRVDVRAVFDRPVYKITWSADGAGQIEAENVTSGETLYGESADIRGDRMLKFTAIPDQYMECTGYTVKTSDGEKQYSASELNGDVLVIDKVSSDTDVTAHFSKKELKAVITFAANDPDLGTVSAVYGTDKKAIVSGDSQIAGGDVIFTAAPAEGQMIEGWYKNPECTEAIEGTNQEQPEYSAHAVYADLAVYVKFVEIPEYTVKLGINGTGTADIEAESEGVKLDIASGEVKVKRHADLKVTVRPRDVYNTVEYWIVDGEEVDKTELTYQIDDLTEDRSVYAYVSPSLLVDVIFKDSDPVKKYDKIDIRAGYVAEDGDESGLKVINAENNSVRVGSGKDVSFEITPGDDYMIQSWTVRYMRGDRIVKEESGKDFGFTNKILLKNVTNSIEVSAELVDKKGYYIPAEGYYNQANELVTNSVEGEAGSEAAYTVSELTKQPDNVVFRAEDGSVIDNMVRANGDASVTITPENGWRIRGITVSDAVSGQEENIMTVTPVRTEDGTETGAYRVVSENVTENMTFTVDAVRLYTVNIADTQHGKITVIKEDGTEVSNGQTMDEGTLLTYTAVPDKYYDFDTWTYDAADQTESTFEQALDGNITVGAAFKARYAKVNIASVKNGKITVTTADGKKIANGQLVQEGTVIVCKAVPAKHCDLSAWGGDAKGKKGGTVKLTVTKNMKISAAFKYRYVKIAIGKTVNGTISVKTADGKTVKNGSAIKEGTVIVCTAKAAKNCKLGYWSGSFKSTKTSVRVAANNNMTINAKFVAQIPARDTAGINKNIQTAITNKSLTIKWGKVAGANGYDVFMQNCSKKMDTKNPVKTVRGASSNKTTITKMHGTALSKSGIVKIQVKAYKLVNGKKKYIDKSVLLHIVLNSEKRTNIKKVTLAKKAYTMSVKRAVTLKPVFTPANASKLLLGAEHGPRAFYYSTNTNVAIVDANGVVKAKASGKCTIYVISISGVSSPVQITVR; this is encoded by the coding sequence ATGAGAAAGAGGGCGATAAGCTGGGCGCTGACGGCCAGTATGGTGCTATCTATGCTGTCCGGATTTATTCCCGGACAAAAAGCATACGCGGCGGACAGCTCGAAGAAAACAGGCAAGACGGTGGTCGAGACAGAGATTGACGAGAGTACATACAAAGCTCTGGGTCTTAGCACCGATATAGACAAAAGCAAAGCTGCGGTGCCGTATGACAAGGATAATATATCTACATTTGCAGAGGTGAATGAGGTATACGTTGCGGCAAACGGCAATTACAGAAACAAGTACACTGTGCGAGACGGATTTGACAGGATTGGAGATTTCAAGGACAGGACTACAAAGGTAAACAGCAGCCTTGGCAATCTGTACGGAGCGTATGGTTTCTATGATCTTGGCGAAGATAATGTGAAAGTGGAACACGGCGGATCGGGAGACAGTAACATAAGCAGCAACATGGGAAATGTTCTAAAAAAGGACAGTAATGGTTTTAACGGCCTGTATGCGACAAGCGTTGCATTTGATGGAGGCGACGGAAAAACCAACTACGTTGCGGAGCTAAGAGTACATGGAGATAAAGCATTCAGTCCAGCTGGATGGAAAAGTATTAAAACTGTCATAGACGGCAAGGAGTACCGCGGAAAGATAGATGTGAGTATTTTCAAGATAGCAGCTGATGGTACAAGATCTTCAATTGCTACGCTTACCCCTACTTTAAACAAGAATTCTACATATGGCGATGGACTTTTGTATTTTATCAGAAGATACCAGCAGGAGCTGGATGCGATGTTTGAGATCGAAAAGGCCGATCTGAATGGAGATGGTTTTGAAGATCTTCTCGTATACTGTGGAACTTACGAGGATAGAAATATAAACGATCAGAACATACGCTATGCCATAGTCGATGTATATTATGGCAAGAGAAACGGCAGGTTCACAAAGGGAAATAATATAAGCATACCGGGCGGGCTTGCATCTAATTATGAAAGTGGAGCGGGTGGATCGTGGTGTGATTATGGAATAGGAAGAGCTCCTGTGGTAACTCTGGCCGGCGGTGATCTGGAGCAGGATGGCCGGGATGAGGCCGCGGTTGCCGTATCTGGATCAGTTCTGAATTACAACATGGCAAAGGCAGGTCATATGACCGTCTATACATATAAAGACGGCGGACTTGTCCCTATAGAAGGTCTGAATGAAGTGTCACTTGGAGACACAGATGGCAGAAAACAGAACTATGGAATGTATGCTGCAAATTGTGCATTTGGCCGGTTTAAGTATCCTGGATCAGGAGCCATGGTCACAGGACTTATAGTTGGTGGATATTATTCGAGCAATTCTCAATATGTGCAGAGGGAATATGAAGCCACGCAGGCTGCATACAGATACGTATACTACGATAGTCTGACGGATAATTATGTGTTGTCAGATTATCATACGAGAAGCCTGGGGACTAAGAGTAAAGAAATCGTGAAATATCACGAGGTTAAAAGTAACGAATATTACAGACCTGTGAATGCACCTATGGCGCTTGCGTGTGCAGACCTTAAGGGCATGAACGGCAATAATGAAAATGACAGTGTGCTTTTTGGCGCAGAGGTATATGCTTTCTCACTGGAAGATGGCGGAATAACAGGTTCGGAGATAGGAAGCATGAGTATATGTACCGACCAGCGCAATCAGGGCAACGACAAGAAGAAAAAAGATCAGGTGTGGATCGGCGATGTCAGGGTTGGCTGTGTCGATAAGGATGCCAAGGGGAACAATTACAGACAGAGTTTTGTGTGCGTTGTGGGAGTGCACAGAGAGAAGAAACTCAATGATAAAGATGATTATTACTGGCTGGACATAGCGACATTTTCTATGGATGGCGGCAGCCCATACAGCAGTCAGGAGGGTGTAGTATGCCAGTCGAACAGCAGACAGGATATGTATGGAACATTTGTTTCACTGTGTCTTCCGGATATTGATAATGACAGTGTGCGGTTAAAGTACGAGGGAGAGTATCCGGTATACACAAATCCAGAGGTCTATGCAATCCTTCAGGCAAGTCCGTATTTTGATGATGTTCAGGAAGTATATGAATATGTAAATAACGGTGGAACATCATATTCAACAAGCAAAGGTTCATCGAACACGGTATCAGCTAACTTGTCAATATCAGTTGGCGCGTATGTGTCGTCGGAGATCCAGCTCATCGGAGCAGGTGAGGTAGAGGTTGAACTTTCGTATGGAGCAAGCTTTGAATATGCAAATACAAAGACAACGGAATATGAGATAACATATAATGCCGCAGGTGGAGGTTCTGATCAGGTCGTTCTGTACTGTTTGAAATATATGTATTACGAATACTCCATATATGATCCGATTGCGAGAAAATGGGAGCCGGTGGTTATGCCGGTATGTCTCGGACCTTCAACTTCAATCATAGATGTGGCAGATTACGACAAGGTTGCAAGAAGGAGCAAGGGTCTCAACGAGATATATAATAATATTCTGAATAACACAGCGGGAGACCCTGCTACATACCAGACTCTTGGAGGTAAATTAAAGTACACCTATCAGTCAGGTGGAAATAACAATTATTCTTCTGTAAATGCCAGCTCTGGTGCAGATCAGACTCAGACGATATCTGTGACTGATGAGAACGAGTATTCGACTGAAGTGTTCCTTGAGGCGAACGAAAAGCTTGGTGCTGGAGGCGGAGGACTCGGTAATAAGGTCATTGTCGGTGTGACATCAAGCCAGCATGCGGGTCTTGGTTACACCCGTGTAAGCTCGAATGGTGTTACATACAGTGGAACGGTGGACAATGTTCCGGCAGACTGCACAGGCTTCTCATTTGACTGGCAGCTGCGGGTGAACACTGCAAAGCTGAACAGCGACAGTGATTCAGTGTTCGTCATTGGCTATGATGTTAAGAATGTTGTTCGTCCGGCGCGTATGCCGATGGGACTTTCTGTTGTCGACACAACGAGAAACAGTGTCAGTCTTGAGTGGTCACCGTCCAATGATGCAGATTACTATGAGGTCTGTATCGTTGATGCAGGAGGTAATTACAACAGCAAGGCAGTTGTGCCATATACAGTTACTGACTATGAAGTGAAGGGACTATATTCCAACAGGACTTACACATTTGCAGTGAGGGCTCTTCAGGCAAATGGTTCAAAGAGTCTGTTCAGCCGTCCGGCAACCGCGACGACACTTCAGGACAGTTCTAATTTCCATATAACAAAGAACCCTGATGATACAAATACGTTTGCGGGTGGAAATGCAGAATTTGCGGCAAATGCGGTTTATTATGATGGGGATGGAGTAAACCAGAGCGTTGGATACAACTGGCAGGTTAATACAGATAATGGATGGAGAAGCGTATCGACAGGAGGCAGCAATCCTACGCTCAGACTTACTGATGTAAGTGATGAAATGGATGGAAACGAATATCGATGCAGAGTTTATTACAACGACATCACACTCTACACCAAGACTGCGACACTCACTGTAAATAAGGCGGACAGCAAGGTCATGCTTCTGGCGCACAACGATACCGAGAATAAAGATCTGTCGGATGGCAGCGTAGTCAGGGCATCGGGCTCAGAGACTACAAAGGTGGAGAACGTGACTAAGGAGAGAAATCTTATAACAGTAACATCCGGAGTCAGGGAATATATTCTTGTCAGCGACGGAACAAACTATATGTGGAAAGATAGTAACGAGAATTACTATCCATGCAGCGTAAGCGTCAAAAAGGACAGCGATGGTTACGTGGAAGAATCACAGACATTTAAAGCATCTGATGTGGGTGGCGCGGCATATGGTGTGAGTGAATCAGATTTCATCGCAGATATTGATGGCAATACTTACAAGCTGACCAGCGTAAATGCAGATGACTATGCAGGTGAAAAGGTGTCATATGCATCTGATGATGTTACATATGACAGGATACTCGCAAAATGGGTATCAGAGGATGGCAGCAAGAACTTCTATCTCCTCGGAAACACATCGGGAAGTGAAGACAGTACGGTGTACTATTATGTGGCAGATAGTGAAAGCGGAAGTTTTACGATGACTTCAAAGAAGACTCTGAATGTGTCAGATACTGTCAAGGTGGTCCAGACTGATCTCAAATCAGTATATCAGACCAAGACGGTGAGATCTGAGACCACAGGAGCAGAGGTCACATATACAGGAGACAAGATCACACTCAGCTGTCAGCCAAAATCACTGTCAGGTGAGGATGTACAGGGAGATGTGGAATTTGTCATTACAGGGCCTGAGAGCAAGCGCATAGCTGGTAAGTACGACAGAGCAAATGGCTGCTATACTGCACAGTGGGAGCCATCCGGACAGGGAATATACAACGTATATGTATACTTTGCAGGAAACAAACAGTACAACGACAGTATATCTGACTCGATGTCTATATATACCTCATTTGAGGGAAAGACGAACATGAATCTGACCATGCAGGATAATGTAAGATACGGAGATTCAGTGAAGATGTCTCTGGAGAAAGTGTCATACGACAATACAGGAAAGCTTCAGGATATCACGGACGATTCAGAATACACAGTTAAGATAAAGAATAATAAGACAGGAGAATTTGAGGACACAGACAAATACGAACTTGCAAACGGCGTGTTTATACCGAAGTCTATTGGAATGTTCCAGATAACGGCATCAAATGGCGGAGACAAGACTCAGAAGAATATAAATGTTGGAAGGGCACAGCTTGAGATAGCTGCCCAGGATACAGAGAAAAGTGTAAATGATTCTGTAAGAGAGTGCGAGGATGCGGTGATAACAGGTCTCAAGGCATGGGATACCGACATAATGCCTCAGAGAGACAGGGATTACGAGCTCAGATCATATGGAGTAAGTGGGCTGTTGCCGGGTATATATGATATAGATGTTGCATACGTCAAGGTGGGCGATCAGCATTCACAGGTTATGAATGAACTTGAGAAGAACTATATAATAAACCTGGTTAAAGCATCATACACACTGACAGGAAACGTGTACACCGTCACTGCCAGGCCGGCAAATACACATGGCACAGTTTCAATCAAGTACCAGCAGCCTGGAAATGAAAACAGTGACGGACTCACAGTTGACAGTGGAACAAGACTCCCTGAGAACTCAACGATCACTTTAGCTGCTACTCCTCATAAGGGATATAAGGTTAAGAGCTGGTCACTAAATGGAAAGACAGTTACGGATCCACAGTGTGGAACATCCGGTGGCAAGGCGTGCAGCGATGACCAGATCCAGATGGATAAGCTGAAAGCAAACATGAATGTAGCAGTAAACTTTGAGCCTGTATATCACAAGCTGACATACAAGCCTGACAATGAGGCTCATGGAACACTCAAAGCAAACTATGTGACGGATGGAACAATTGGAAAATCGTTCGGTTCAGGTGCAAACATTCATATAGAACAGAAGGTAAGACTCACTGCGGTTCCGGCAGCAGGATATGTTCTGGATCATTGGACTGTTACGGGAGAAGATGGAGTTCCGGAGACCGTTCTCGCGGAAGATGGAGTGACAAATAACACATCTCTCACATATGATGCAGAGGAGATCAGCGAGGATACACTTATCACGGCATATTTTGCAGAAGCACAGAATTTCAAAATATCAGTCTCGCCTGTAACTGTTGGAAGCGATGGAAAGACTACAGTGACAACAGGTGTGGATGTCACAGTCAAGGCTCAGCGAGTTGACGGCACAGTGATTATAGAGAGCGGTGAAGACGGTATATATGAAGTCAGCCGAGGCGACAACGTAACCATTCAGGTTACAGTTCCGTCAGGACTTCTTCTCGACGGATGGTCAGCAGCAGATGGACAGGAACTTGGAACTGTATCAGCGGATCTCAGGACGATGACAGTGTATGATATAGCTTCAGACCTCGATTATACAGTTAAGTACACTGCGCCGAACAGATACAAGGTGACATATGGTGCGGATGATGATGCAGCCGGTGTAGTAGATGCTGTGGTTGCAGGAGGTACAGACGCACTTGTATCCGGTGACAAGCAGCTTCAGGGTAGTGACATAGTATTTACAGCAACTCCAAATGAAGGCTACGAGATAGCATACTGGGAGGTAAATGGCGAGAAGGTTGATGCTGAGGCAGAAGGTGCTGGCGCCCAGAGGTATGAACTAGAATATCTCGGCAAGGATACAAAGGTTGTCGTATACTTCTACAAACAGCCGGTTGTGTCGTGGACATCAGGAAATGACACAGAGATGACTGCAAGGTCAGGAGATTCTGATCTGGCAAATGGCGGATGTATCGCATATGCAAGTAAGGATGATCTGAAATTCACATTTGCGGTGAAGAGAAATTATGAGATAGCTGACATAAAGGTAAATTACGCAGGAGAGGATGTATTCAGTCTTGCGGAGAACAGCGGAGAAGGAAAGCTGGCTGAGACTGCGGATGCTGAGTCCGGAACAGAGAGATACACGTTTACGTGGAGTGCTCCGGCAGATGGATTTACAGGGGATGTGACAGTAAATGCCACATACAGAAAGATATCACCATCCGTGAAGGCTGAGTATTCTCTGAAAGTGATAGAGAAGGCTTCTGCTGGAGAGGCGTCAGGAAAGACACACGGCTCTATAAGTGCAGATGTGTCAAGAAAAAATCTCCCTTCATACATACAGATAGGAGATACCATAAGTGATGCAACGGAGAGCAAATCTGCGCAGATCACAGACATATACAGAGATTCTGTCATCACATTCAAGGTTGTGCCTGATGATGGATACAATGTAAAAGAATGGATCATAAATGGACATAAGCTGACAAGCGAGACGGAGAATATAAAGTTATATTCAGACAAGAAAGTAAATGATACCCTTAAGATCACGGTTGACGGAGATTCATCTGATGTGACAGTTATGGCTGGTCTTGAGCTGGTTGGTGATGTACTCACATTTGGTCCTGAGACAGAGGGAACAGGTGAGGTGAGCGCCATGATCACATCTACAAAGCTGGTGCTCGAATCAGGAGATATGATAGGTGCTGCTTCATATGTGGAATTCACAGCGACGGCTGCAGAAGGATATGAAGTTGCAGACTGGCTTGTAAATGGAATCAGTCAGGGCGTGGCAGAGAAGATATTTGCATACAAAGTGCCAAAGGATACGAGAGTTGATGTGAGGGCTGTGTTTGACAGACCTGTGTATAAGATAACATGGTCAGCGGACGGAGCCGGACAGATAGAGGCAGAGAACGTGACATCAGGAGAGACACTATATGGAGAGTCTGCGGATATCAGAGGCGACAGAATGCTTAAGTTTACGGCTATTCCGGATCAGTATATGGAGTGTACGGGATACACGGTTAAGACTTCAGACGGCGAGAAACAGTACAGTGCATCTGAGCTTAACGGGGATGTGCTTGTCATAGACAAGGTGTCATCGGATACAGATGTCACAGCTCATTTTTCGAAGAAAGAGCTTAAGGCAGTAATTACATTTGCGGCAAATGATCCTGATCTTGGAACGGTATCTGCGGTATACGGAACAGACAAGAAGGCGATAGTGAGCGGTGATAGTCAGATAGCAGGCGGGGATGTCATCTTCACGGCAGCTCCTGCGGAAGGCCAGATGATAGAGGGCTGGTATAAGAACCCTGAGTGCACAGAAGCCATAGAAGGAACGAATCAGGAACAGCCTGAGTACAGCGCACACGCAGTATATGCAGACCTTGCTGTGTATGTGAAGTTTGTGGAGATTCCGGAATATACAGTAAAACTGGGAATAAACGGAACTGGTACTGCTGACATAGAGGCAGAATCTGAGGGTGTAAAGCTCGACATTGCATCAGGCGAGGTCAAGGTAAAGCGTCATGCAGATCTCAAGGTGACAGTCAGACCAAGGGATGTATACAACACAGTAGAGTACTGGATAGTTGACGGAGAAGAAGTCGATAAGACAGAACTCACATACCAGATAGATGATCTGACGGAGGACAGATCGGTATATGCCTATGTATCGCCATCACTTCTGGTCGATGTGATCTTTAAGGACAGTGATCCGGTCAAGAAATACGACAAGATCGATATCAGAGCCGGATACGTGGCTGAGGATGGAGATGAATCAGGACTTAAAGTCATAAATGCTGAGAACAATTCAGTCAGAGTGGGCTCCGGAAAAGATGTAAGTTTTGAGATCACACCTGGCGATGACTACATGATACAGTCATGGACAGTCAGATATATGAGAGGTGACAGGATAGTAAAGGAAGAGTCTGGAAAAGACTTTGGATTCACAAATAAGATACTTCTTAAAAATGTGACAAACAGCATAGAGGTAAGTGCCGAGCTGGTAGACAAGAAGGGCTATTATATACCTGCGGAAGGTTACTATAACCAGGCAAATGAGCTGGTGACAAATAGTGTAGAAGGTGAAGCAGGAAGTGAAGCAGCCTACACGGTATCAGAGCTTACAAAGCAGCCTGACAATGTTGTGTTCAGAGCGGAAGATGGTTCTGTGATAGACAATATGGTGAGAGCAAACGGTGATGCCAGTGTGACGATCACACCTGAAAATGGATGGAGAATCAGAGGTATAACTGTATCTGATGCTGTTTCTGGACAGGAAGAGAATATTATGACAGTGACTCCGGTGCGCACAGAGGATGGTACTGAAACCGGTGCATACAGAGTAGTATCTGAGAATGTGACAGAAAATATGACATTTACAGTTGACGCCGTCAGATTGTATACGGTCAATATAGCGGATACACAGCACGGAAAGATCACAGTTATAAAGGAAGACGGAACAGAAGTTTCAAATGGTCAGACTATGGATGAAGGAACACTTCTCACATATACAGCAGTACCAGACAAATACTATGATTTTGACACATGGACATACGATGCGGCAGATCAGACTGAGAGCACATTTGAGCAGGCTCTTGATGGAAACATCACAGTTGGCGCAGCGTTCAAGGCAAGGTATGCAAAGGTAAATATAGCATCAGTCAAGAACGGAAAAATAACTGTGACAACAGCTGATGGCAAGAAGATAGCAAATGGACAGCTGGTACAGGAAGGAACAGTTATCGTGTGCAAGGCAGTTCCTGCAAAGCACTGTGATCTGTCGGCCTGGGGCGGAGATGCCAAGGGCAAGAAGGGCGGCACAGTGAAGCTCACTGTGACAAAGAACATGAAGATAAGCGCTGCATTCAAGTACAGATATGTCAAGATCGCAATCGGCAAGACTGTAAATGGAACCATATCTGTAAAGACAGCGGATGGAAAGACAGTTAAGAACGGCTCAGCGATAAAGGAAGGAACTGTTATCGTGTGTACAGCCAAGGCGGCAAAGAATTGCAAGCTTGGATACTGGTCTGGAAGCTTTAAGAGTACAAAGACATCAGTTCGTGTTGCAGCAAACAACAATATGACCATAAATGCAAAGTTTGTTGCCCAGATACCTGCAAGAGATACAGCGGGAATAAACAAGAATATCCAGACAGCCATAACTAACAAGAGCCTGACTATAAAGTGGGGCAAGGTTGCCGGAGCTAATGGATATGATGTGTTCATGCAGAATTGTTCAAAGAAGATGGATACAAAGAACCCTGTAAAGACAGTGAGGGGGGCATCAAGTAACAAGACTACTATCACAAAAATGCATGGAACTGCACTCAGCAAGAGTGGTATAGTAAAAATACAGGTTAAGGCATACAAACTTGTAAATGGAAAGAAGAAGTACATAGACAAGAGCGTGCTGCTTCACATTGTATTAAACAGTGAAAAACGAACAAATATAAAGAAAGTGACACTTGCAAAGAAGGCATACACTATGTCTGTAAAGCGGGCGGTTACATTGAAACCGGTATTTACGCCAGCTAACGCATCGAAGTTACTTCTCGGTGCAGAGCATGGACCTCGAGCATTCTACTATTCAACAAATACAAATGTTGCCATAGTGGATGCAAACGGAGTTGTGAAGGCTAAGGCGTCAGGCAAATGTACGATTTATGTCATATCGATAAGCGGTGTGTCTAGTCCAGTACAGATTACAGTTAGATAG